A stretch of the Taeniopygia guttata chromosome 3, bTaeGut7.mat, whole genome shotgun sequence genome encodes the following:
- the PNISR gene encoding arginine/serine-rich protein PNISR isoform X1, with the protein MWDQGGQPWQQWPLNQQQWMQSFQHQQDPSQIDWAALAQAWIAQREASGQQNVVEQQGMMPNGQDISGIESGPNNHNNFQGDPNFNRMWQPEWGMPHQPPHPPPDQQWMTPTPGQMEIVPPSEDSNSQDSGEFTPDNRHMFNQNNHNFGGPPDNFAMGPVNQFDYQHGAAFGPPQGGFHPPYWQPGPPGPPGPPAPPAPTQNRRERPSFRDRQRSPIAMPVKQEPPQIDAVKRRTLPAWIREGLEKMEREKQKKLEKERMEQQRSQMSKKEKKESEEAEEGDGPRLPQRSKFDSDEEDEDAENTEAVSVGKISRSPSPAPQEEQSEPEMTEEEKEYQMMMLTKMLLTEILLDVTNEEIYYVAKDVHRKATKAPAKQLAQSSALASLTGLGGLGGYGSGDSEDERSDRGSESSDTDDEELRHRIRQKQEAFWRKEREQQLLLEKQLEEEKLQNEKVSKEMNEFINKEQNSILASQEAKEIEADMVHEKKRSPNAITPDVELKKEGKERTGRSGSRSSSSGSSSSNSRSSSSSSTVSSSSYSTSSGSSRSTSRSSSPKRKKRHSRSRTPSHKVRRSRSRSYSHRNRRERSRSREKIRERRRSSRNHSAERGERRRNRSPSRERSWDRRRSGSRSRDRRANRASRSRSRDRRKAEDQRRSPTGNRHKHKSEGKDQERKKEQGGGVDKDKKKNRERERDQEKRKDKPKKEEKESKTGNHDDSRLKRKRDSERTFSRSDSICVKIIRQDSKQESKKITTKDSKKRSGSESSARSSSESPGSSKEKKAKKSKHIRSCSMEKSQRSGKKASRKHKSKSRSRSTTPLRRKR; encoded by the exons ATGTGGGATCAAGGTGGACAACCTTGGCAGCAATGGCCTTTGAACCAACAGCAGTGGATGCAGTCATTTCAGCACCAGCAAGATCCAA GCCAGATTGACTGGGCTGCATTAGCTCAAGCATGGATTGCTCAGCGAGAAGCCTCAGGGCAACAGAATGTAGTGGAACAACAAGGAATGATGCCAAACGGACAGGACATTTCAGGAATAGAATCTGGTCCAAACAACCATAATAATTTTCAGGGGGATCCCAATTTCAACAGAATGTGGCAGCCAG AATGGGGAATGCCTCACCAACCCCCTCACCCACCTCCAGATCAGCAGTGGATGACTCCAACCCCAGGTCAAATGGAAATTGTTCCTCCGTCGGAAGACAGCAACAGTCAGGACAGTGGGGAATTTACTCCTGACAACAGGCATATGTTTAACCAGAACAATCACAACTTTGGGGGACCTCCTGATAACTTTGCAATGGGGCCAGTGAACCAGTTTGACTATCAG CATGGGGCTGCTTTTGGTCCACCTCAAGGTGGATTTCACCCACCTTATTGGCAGCCAGgaccaccagggccaccaggtCCTCCAGCACCTCCCGCACCTACTCAGAATCGAAGGGAAAGACCCTCATTCAGAGATCGACAGCGTTCACCTATTGCGATGCCTGTGAAGCAGGAGCCTCCCCAGATTG ATGCTGTGAAGCGTAGAACTCTGCCTGCCTGGATTCGTGAGGGCCTGGAaaagatggaaagagaaaaacagaaaaaattggAGAAAGAGAGAATGGAGCAGCAGCGTTCACAGATGtctaaaaaagagaaaaaggaaagtgaGGAGGCGGAAGAAGGGGATGGCCCACGGTTACCTCAGAGAAGTAAATTT GACAGtgatgaggaagatgaagatgcTGAAAACACAGAAGCTGTAAGTGTTGGGAAAATCAGCAGGAGtccatccccagctcctcaAGAGGAGCAAAGTGAACCAGAAatgacagaagaagaaaaggagtaTCAAATG ATGATGCTGACAAAAATGCTGCTGACAGAGATTCTCTTAGATGTCACAAATGAAGAAATCTATTACGTGGCCAAAGATGTTCACCGTAAAGCAACTAAAG CTCCTGCAAAACAGCTGGCACAGTCCAGTGCACTGGCTTCCCTCACTGGACTCG GTGGACTGGGTGGTTATGGatcaggagacagtgaagatgAGAGGAGTGACAGAGGCTCTGAATCATCTGATACTGATGATGAGGAATTACGACACAGAATAAGGCAAAAACAGGAAGCGTTttggaggaaagagagagaacaaCAACTACTACTAGAAAAACAGCTAGAAG aagaaaagctacaaaatgaaaaagtttCAAAAGAGATGAATGAATTTATCAACAAAGAACAGAATAGTATCTTAGCATCACAGGAGGCAAAAGAAATTGAAGCAGATATGGTTCATGAAAAGAAGAGATCTCCAAATGCAATCACACCTGATGTAGAACTCAAGAAAGAGGGTAAAGAGAGGACAGGAAGGAGTGGGTCAAGAAGCTCTAGCAGtggtagcagcagcagcaatagcaggagcagcagcagcagcagcacagtatCCAGTTCATCATATAGCACTAGCTCAGGTAGTAGTCGCAGCACTTCACGTTCTTCCTCTcccaaaaggaagaagagacaCAGTCGCAGTAGGACACCATCACATAAAGTTAGGCGCAGTAGAAGCAGGAGTTACTCCCACAGAAACAGGAGAGAGAGGAGTAGGAGCAGGGAGAAAATaagggaaaggagaagatcTAGTAGAAATCACAGTGCTGAAAGGGGGGAGAGGCGGAGAAATCGGAGTCCTTCGAGAGAGAGAAGCTGGGATAGACGTAGAAGCGGCAGCCGCTCAAGAGACCGGCGAGCCAACCGTGCAAGccgcagcaggagcagagacagACGTAAAGCTGAAGACCAGCGTAGAAGCCCTACTGGAAATAGGCACAAACATAAAAGTGAGGGTAAAGatcaagaaaggaaaaaggagcagGGTGGAGGTGTagataaagacaaaaaaaagaacagagaaagggagagagatcaggaaaaaagaaaagataagcccaaaaaagaggaaaaagaaagtaagaCTGGCAATCATGATGACAgtagattaaaaagaaaaagagacagtgAAAGAACTTTCTCTCGCAGTGATTCAATATGTGTGAAAATAATAAGACAGGATTCCAaacaagaaagtaaaaaaattactacCAAAGATAGCAAAAAACGATCAGGCTCTGAATCTAGTGCAAGGAGTAGTTCTGAATCTCCAGGAAGCAGTAAAGAAAAGAAGGCTAAGAAATCGAAGCATATTCGGTCATGCTCCATGGAGAAATCTCAAAGGTCTGGTAAGAAGGCAAGCCGCAAACACAAGTCTAAGTCACGATCAAG atCAACAACTCCTCTTCGTCGTAAACGCTGA
- the PNISR gene encoding arginine/serine-rich protein PNISR isoform X2 — MMPNGQDISGIESGPNNHNNFQGDPNFNRMWQPEWGMPHQPPHPPPDQQWMTPTPGQMEIVPPSEDSNSQDSGEFTPDNRHMFNQNNHNFGGPPDNFAMGPVNQFDYQHGAAFGPPQGGFHPPYWQPGPPGPPGPPAPPAPTQNRRERPSFRDRQRSPIAMPVKQEPPQIDAVKRRTLPAWIREGLEKMEREKQKKLEKERMEQQRSQMSKKEKKESEEAEEGDGPRLPQRSKFDSDEEDEDAENTEAVSVGKISRSPSPAPQEEQSEPEMTEEEKEYQMMMLTKMLLTEILLDVTNEEIYYVAKDVHRKATKAPAKQLAQSSALASLTGLGGLGGYGSGDSEDERSDRGSESSDTDDEELRHRIRQKQEAFWRKEREQQLLLEKQLEEEKLQNEKVSKEMNEFINKEQNSILASQEAKEIEADMVHEKKRSPNAITPDVELKKEGKERTGRSGSRSSSSGSSSSNSRSSSSSSTVSSSSYSTSSGSSRSTSRSSSPKRKKRHSRSRTPSHKVRRSRSRSYSHRNRRERSRSREKIRERRRSSRNHSAERGERRRNRSPSRERSWDRRRSGSRSRDRRANRASRSRSRDRRKAEDQRRSPTGNRHKHKSEGKDQERKKEQGGGVDKDKKKNRERERDQEKRKDKPKKEEKESKTGNHDDSRLKRKRDSERTFSRSDSICVKIIRQDSKQESKKITTKDSKKRSGSESSARSSSESPGSSKEKKAKKSKHIRSCSMEKSQRSGKKASRKHKSKSRSRSTTPLRRKR; from the exons ATGATGCCAAACGGACAGGACATTTCAGGAATAGAATCTGGTCCAAACAACCATAATAATTTTCAGGGGGATCCCAATTTCAACAGAATGTGGCAGCCAG AATGGGGAATGCCTCACCAACCCCCTCACCCACCTCCAGATCAGCAGTGGATGACTCCAACCCCAGGTCAAATGGAAATTGTTCCTCCGTCGGAAGACAGCAACAGTCAGGACAGTGGGGAATTTACTCCTGACAACAGGCATATGTTTAACCAGAACAATCACAACTTTGGGGGACCTCCTGATAACTTTGCAATGGGGCCAGTGAACCAGTTTGACTATCAG CATGGGGCTGCTTTTGGTCCACCTCAAGGTGGATTTCACCCACCTTATTGGCAGCCAGgaccaccagggccaccaggtCCTCCAGCACCTCCCGCACCTACTCAGAATCGAAGGGAAAGACCCTCATTCAGAGATCGACAGCGTTCACCTATTGCGATGCCTGTGAAGCAGGAGCCTCCCCAGATTG ATGCTGTGAAGCGTAGAACTCTGCCTGCCTGGATTCGTGAGGGCCTGGAaaagatggaaagagaaaaacagaaaaaattggAGAAAGAGAGAATGGAGCAGCAGCGTTCACAGATGtctaaaaaagagaaaaaggaaagtgaGGAGGCGGAAGAAGGGGATGGCCCACGGTTACCTCAGAGAAGTAAATTT GACAGtgatgaggaagatgaagatgcTGAAAACACAGAAGCTGTAAGTGTTGGGAAAATCAGCAGGAGtccatccccagctcctcaAGAGGAGCAAAGTGAACCAGAAatgacagaagaagaaaaggagtaTCAAATG ATGATGCTGACAAAAATGCTGCTGACAGAGATTCTCTTAGATGTCACAAATGAAGAAATCTATTACGTGGCCAAAGATGTTCACCGTAAAGCAACTAAAG CTCCTGCAAAACAGCTGGCACAGTCCAGTGCACTGGCTTCCCTCACTGGACTCG GTGGACTGGGTGGTTATGGatcaggagacagtgaagatgAGAGGAGTGACAGAGGCTCTGAATCATCTGATACTGATGATGAGGAATTACGACACAGAATAAGGCAAAAACAGGAAGCGTTttggaggaaagagagagaacaaCAACTACTACTAGAAAAACAGCTAGAAG aagaaaagctacaaaatgaaaaagtttCAAAAGAGATGAATGAATTTATCAACAAAGAACAGAATAGTATCTTAGCATCACAGGAGGCAAAAGAAATTGAAGCAGATATGGTTCATGAAAAGAAGAGATCTCCAAATGCAATCACACCTGATGTAGAACTCAAGAAAGAGGGTAAAGAGAGGACAGGAAGGAGTGGGTCAAGAAGCTCTAGCAGtggtagcagcagcagcaatagcaggagcagcagcagcagcagcacagtatCCAGTTCATCATATAGCACTAGCTCAGGTAGTAGTCGCAGCACTTCACGTTCTTCCTCTcccaaaaggaagaagagacaCAGTCGCAGTAGGACACCATCACATAAAGTTAGGCGCAGTAGAAGCAGGAGTTACTCCCACAGAAACAGGAGAGAGAGGAGTAGGAGCAGGGAGAAAATaagggaaaggagaagatcTAGTAGAAATCACAGTGCTGAAAGGGGGGAGAGGCGGAGAAATCGGAGTCCTTCGAGAGAGAGAAGCTGGGATAGACGTAGAAGCGGCAGCCGCTCAAGAGACCGGCGAGCCAACCGTGCAAGccgcagcaggagcagagacagACGTAAAGCTGAAGACCAGCGTAGAAGCCCTACTGGAAATAGGCACAAACATAAAAGTGAGGGTAAAGatcaagaaaggaaaaaggagcagGGTGGAGGTGTagataaagacaaaaaaaagaacagagaaagggagagagatcaggaaaaaagaaaagataagcccaaaaaagaggaaaaagaaagtaagaCTGGCAATCATGATGACAgtagattaaaaagaaaaagagacagtgAAAGAACTTTCTCTCGCAGTGATTCAATATGTGTGAAAATAATAAGACAGGATTCCAaacaagaaagtaaaaaaattactacCAAAGATAGCAAAAAACGATCAGGCTCTGAATCTAGTGCAAGGAGTAGTTCTGAATCTCCAGGAAGCAGTAAAGAAAAGAAGGCTAAGAAATCGAAGCATATTCGGTCATGCTCCATGGAGAAATCTCAAAGGTCTGGTAAGAAGGCAAGCCGCAAACACAAGTCTAAGTCACGATCAAG atCAACAACTCCTCTTCGTCGTAAACGCTGA